One Candidatus Binataceae bacterium DNA window includes the following coding sequences:
- a CDS encoding cation:proton antiporter, giving the protein MPHLSEAQIFRFLVELTLLLLVSRTMGDLMKRLGQAPVIGELLAGVIVGPSVLGSLAPGAFSALFGGDPMSLHLLEAFAWTGAILLLLYIGLETDLDILRGQGRAAASVSVCGMVIPFICGIVLGLSLPAQYLAAPDQRFIFALFMGVAIAISAVPVIAKILIELGLMRRELGMLILAAGLIDDTTGWLLLSLVAGLASGRAVSAASFGLVLAEAGAFIAFCYFAGVRIAAWLVRWVDDRGAAEHGKFSAMILVAFACAIVTQAIGLHAVFGAFVAGLMLSRAPRVRARDRAEIEAVTMGLMAPVFFAYSGLQANLTALESPFVPLIVLGVACAAKIGGAFAGGRLGGLEFRESLAVAFGMNARGGMEIILALLGLSLGVLTPATYTMIVAVAVVTSIITPPLLTWALSGASRRPGDAERAERDRILARMPLRTAGAKLLVLSGGGPHAELAAHLAGTLCKSSDASVTMFHAAAGDSNGAGAASAFGAQFARLKEIATAAGAANVYHRTGSGESIIEAIVQESERGYDAIFAGASQVHGHAALGGEVLRELFVAVRAPVVIASNAGAATPVRKLLLPVSGASFARLGAMVGMLYAQAAGAEATALYVRQRSILDLRTLAGGAAISREGEEAIGEIHGLARQLDLKIASRIESGVNAESVILRTLKEGQFDLLMMGALFRSAEERLYFGSRVDQILRSAGCAVAVVVAPEQATRG; this is encoded by the coding sequence TTGCCTCATTTGAGCGAAGCGCAGATTTTTCGCTTCCTGGTCGAGCTTACCCTGCTGCTGCTCGTAAGCCGCACGATGGGCGATCTGATGAAGCGTCTCGGGCAGGCCCCGGTCATCGGCGAGCTGCTCGCAGGCGTGATCGTCGGCCCTTCGGTGTTGGGCAGCCTCGCGCCCGGCGCGTTCTCCGCGCTTTTTGGCGGCGACCCGATGTCGCTTCATCTGCTGGAGGCCTTCGCCTGGACAGGCGCGATCCTGCTGCTGCTCTACATCGGTCTCGAAACCGACCTCGACATCCTGCGCGGCCAGGGACGCGCCGCCGCCAGCGTATCGGTGTGCGGGATGGTGATTCCGTTCATCTGCGGGATAGTGCTGGGCCTGTCGCTCCCCGCACAATACCTCGCCGCGCCTGACCAACGCTTCATCTTCGCCCTCTTCATGGGCGTGGCGATCGCGATTTCGGCGGTGCCGGTGATCGCGAAAATCCTGATCGAGCTCGGCCTGATGCGCCGCGAACTGGGAATGCTGATCCTAGCCGCCGGCTTGATCGACGACACCACCGGATGGCTCCTCCTCTCACTGGTCGCGGGGCTGGCAAGCGGCCGTGCGGTCTCCGCGGCCTCGTTTGGCCTGGTACTCGCCGAGGCCGGCGCCTTCATCGCGTTCTGCTACTTCGCGGGCGTGCGAATAGCAGCGTGGCTGGTGCGATGGGTGGATGATCGGGGCGCGGCCGAGCATGGCAAGTTCAGCGCGATGATTCTGGTCGCCTTCGCCTGCGCAATCGTCACCCAGGCGATCGGCCTGCACGCGGTGTTCGGCGCGTTCGTTGCCGGACTGATGCTCAGCCGCGCGCCGCGCGTGCGCGCCCGCGACCGCGCGGAGATCGAAGCGGTCACGATGGGCCTGATGGCGCCCGTGTTCTTTGCCTATTCGGGCCTGCAGGCCAACCTCACCGCGCTCGAGAGCCCCTTTGTCCCGCTGATCGTGCTCGGGGTCGCGTGCGCGGCGAAGATCGGGGGCGCGTTCGCCGGCGGCAGGCTCGGCGGGCTCGAATTTCGCGAATCGCTGGCGGTGGCCTTCGGTATGAATGCGCGGGGCGGAATGGAGATCATCCTTGCGCTTTTGGGGCTCAGCCTCGGCGTACTTACGCCCGCGACCTATACCATGATCGTCGCGGTCGCAGTCGTCACCTCGATCATCACGCCGCCCCTGCTCACCTGGGCGCTGAGCGGCGCCAGCCGGCGCCCGGGCGACGCCGAACGTGCGGAGCGCGACCGTATCCTCGCACGCATGCCGCTTCGCACCGCGGGGGCCAAGCTGCTGGTGCTGAGCGGCGGCGGCCCGCATGCGGAACTGGCCGCCCATCTGGCGGGTACGCTATGCAAGTCCTCAGACGCCAGCGTCACGATGTTCCACGCCGCAGCCGGCGATTCTAACGGCGCCGGCGCAGCCTCCGCGTTTGGCGCGCAATTCGCGCGGCTCAAGGAAATCGCCACCGCGGCCGGCGCCGCCAACGTTTACCATCGCACCGGCAGCGGCGAGTCCATCATCGAAGCGATTGTGCAGGAGAGCGAGCGCGGCTACGACGCGATTTTCGCCGGCGCCTCGCAGGTTCACGGGCACGCCGCGCTCGGCGGCGAGGTGTTGCGCGAGCTGTTCGTCGCAGTGCGCGCGCCGGTAGTGATCGCGAGCAACGCCGGCGCCGCGACGCCGGTGCGCAAGCTGCTATTGCCGGTGAGCGGGGCGTCGTTCGCCCGACTGGGCGCGATGGTCGGGATGCTGTACGCGCAGGCGGCCGGGGCCGAAGCCACCGCGCTCTACGTCCGCCAGCGCTCGATCCTCGACCTGCGCACGCTCGCCGGCGGCGCTGCGATCAGCCGCGAAGGCGAGGAGGCGATCGGCGAAATCCACGGCCTCGCGCGGCAACTCGACCTCAAAATCGCCAGCCGGATCGAAAGCGGCGTCAACGCCGAGAGCGTGATCCTGCGCACGCTCAAGGAAGGCCAATTCGACCTTCTGATGATGGGCGCGCTGTTCCGTTCGGCCGAGGAGCGCTTGTACTTCGGCAGCCGCGTCGACCAAATCCTGCGCAGCGCCGGATGCGCGGTCGCGGTGGTCGTCGCGCCGGAGCAAGCGACGCGTGGCTAG